The Rhizobium sp. ZPR4 DNA segment GCCCGCTTCTCGCGGAAAGCCGCGACACCCTCCATGGCATCCTCGCTTTTCAAGGCCTTGATGAGCGCGGGTGTCCGCAACGCCTGCGCCTCTGCCGGGCTTAGATGTGCCGTGCGATTGACCGTCTGCTTAATCGCCCGCAGCGAAAGCGGAGCACAGGCAACGATATCGGCGACCCAGCGCTCGACGGCAGCGTCCAGCTCGGCAGCCGAAACGACTTCGTTGACGACGCCGAAACTCGCCATTTCCTGCGCGCTGAACTGCCGCCCCGTCAGCATCACCGCCATGGCACGGTTGAACGGAATCTTGCGCTGCAAGAGCACCATGCCGCCATCGAGCGGCATCCGGCCGACGCGGGCTTCGGGCAGACCGAAGCGCGCCGTCTCCACGGCAATGACGATATCGCAGCCAAGCACCATCTCGAAGCCGCCGCCCAGCGCATAGCCGTTGACGCGCGCAATCACCGGCACGTCGAGCGAGCGGCGGAAGGCGAGACCGCCAAAGCCGTTTTCCCGCCCGACCGTCCAGTAGTCGACACCGGAACTGCCGCTACCGCCTTTGAGGTCGGCGCCTGCGCAAAAAGCCTTTTCGCCGGAGCCGGTCAGGACGACGCAGCTGATGTCGTCGCGCGTCTCGATCTCCGTCCAGATCGACTCCAGCCTCGCCTCGGTCTCGGCATCGACCGCGTTCATCCGGTCGGGGCGGTCGAGCGTGACGCGGGCAACGCGGTCTTCTACGGTGAAGGTAACGCTCATGCGGCGTCTCCCTGCACCTCGGAAAGCGAGGCCAGAATTTCCTCATTGTGCTGACCGAGCTGCGGCGGCGCGATCCGCACGGTGACGTGGGCGGCCGACATGTCGATCGGCGAGCCGATCAGCCGGATCGGGCCGGCGGCGGTCTCACCTGCCTCGAGGATCATTTTGTTGATGATCGTCTGCTCGTCCTTCAGCGCCTCGGGCAGCGAACGGACCGGCGCGCAGAGAATGTCGACGCCTTCCAGCCGTGCGATCCAATGCGCGGTGCTGTTTTTGGCGAAATTCTCGCGGAAGATCGCCTGCAACTCCGGCCGCCGCGCCATTTGCGAGTCGAAATCCTTGTATTGCGGATATTGCGAGAGGTCTTCGATCTCAAGCGCTTCGCAGATATCGCGCAAGGGGTTCGGTTTGAAAGCGCCGACCATGACGATCGCGCTGTCCGTCGTCTCGAAGACGCCCGTCAGTGGGAAGGCGCCCCAGTTCAGGTCCTTCTGGCGCATCAGATGCGTCGTGCCTTCCTGCATCTGCATGGCGATCATGGAGTTGTAGAGGCTGACGGCGACCTGCTGTCCCTCTCCCGTCTTGTCGCGCTGCAGAAGCGCAAGCAGGATACCCTGTACGAGGTGCATGCCGGCAGAATAATCGGCAAGCGGCGTGGCATAGATCGAGGTCGGATGGCTATTGTCGGACTTGCGGCGCATGACGCCGGAGACGGCCTGCGCCAACACGTCCTGGCCGCCCTTATGCTGGTAGGGGCCGGTCAGCCCGAAGCCGGTGCCGACGGCATAGATCAGACGCGGATTGATCTTTTTCAGATCTTCATAGCCAAAGCCCATGCGCTCCATCACGCCAGGCCGGAAGTTGTTGACGACGACGTCAGCCGTCTCAAGCAGCGCCTGGACGGTCTTGCGGGCGCTGGCTTCCTTCAGATCGAGCGCCAGGCTCTTCTTGTTGCGGTTCAAGGAGCAGAAGACCGGGTTATTGAGCCCATCCGGATCGGAACCGAGCGACCAGCGCGAGAGATCGCCGATCTTCACCTTTTCGATCTTGATGACTTCGGCGCCGTAGTCGGCCAGAACCTGGGTGCAGGAGGGGCCGAGCATGACCTGCGTGAAATCGATCACGCGGATTCCGTCGAGTGGCAAAGTCGTCATTCTGCAGCCTCCAAATATGTCGCGTTTTCCGAGGGGATGTCGCCGGGATCGGCGCCCTGAGCCCGCATCTGTTTCTGAATCGCCCTGACATCGGCCTTGCGAACGGTCGTCCCGGCATTGAGGGCGACGGTTGCGGCGACACCAGCCGCCTCACCCATCGCCATGCAGGGCGGGATCTCGCGGCTGGATTTCTGTGCCTGCGGCGTGGAAGAATAATGCCGTCCGGCAACGATCAGCTGGTCGACCTCTCTGGGCAGCATGGCGCGGTAGGGCGTGTAGTAGTCGCGGCCACGGCAGACCGTGTCGGCGAAATGCCGGCGGGTCATGACGTCGTCCTTCGTCACGACATAGTCTCCCTGCAGCAGCCGCGTTTGGCGCACGCCAGTCTGCGGCGCGAAATCGACGACATAGGCATTCTCGAAGCCGGGCATCTTTTCCCGTGCGAAATCGAGCAGCTTGGCAATGCGCGAGCGACCTTCCATCTCCGCCTTGGTCAGATCCTCGACCTTCAGGCCGCTTAAGGTCGGCATATGCGGGCAGTTCAGCCAGACGACGCCGGGCAGCGGGGTCTTCAGCCACCAGAAGGACCAGCAACCGCCGATCAGCCGCTTGGCTTCGTGATCGAG contains these protein-coding regions:
- a CDS encoding enoyl-CoA hydratase-related protein, whose product is MSVTFTVEDRVARVTLDRPDRMNAVDAETEARLESIWTEIETRDDISCVVLTGSGEKAFCAGADLKGGSGSSGVDYWTVGRENGFGGLAFRRSLDVPVIARVNGYALGGGFEMVLGCDIVIAVETARFGLPEARVGRMPLDGGMVLLQRKIPFNRAMAVMLTGRQFSAQEMASFGVVNEVVSAAELDAAVERWVADIVACAPLSLRAIKQTVNRTAHLSPAEAQALRTPALIKALKSEDAMEGVAAFREKRAPVWRGR
- a CDS encoding CoA transferase, which encodes MTTLPLDGIRVIDFTQVMLGPSCTQVLADYGAEVIKIEKVKIGDLSRWSLGSDPDGLNNPVFCSLNRNKKSLALDLKEASARKTVQALLETADVVVNNFRPGVMERMGFGYEDLKKINPRLIYAVGTGFGLTGPYQHKGGQDVLAQAVSGVMRRKSDNSHPTSIYATPLADYSAGMHLVQGILLALLQRDKTGEGQQVAVSLYNSMIAMQMQEGTTHLMRQKDLNWGAFPLTGVFETTDSAIVMVGAFKPNPLRDICEALEIEDLSQYPQYKDFDSQMARRPELQAIFRENFAKNSTAHWIARLEGVDILCAPVRSLPEALKDEQTIINKMILEAGETAAGPIRLIGSPIDMSAAHVTVRIAPPQLGQHNEEILASLSEVQGDAA